One Dreissena polymorpha isolate Duluth1 chromosome 9, UMN_Dpol_1.0, whole genome shotgun sequence genomic window carries:
- the LOC127845476 gene encoding uncharacterized protein LOC127845476 — protein sequence MSRVGYGRTRHELCTVVQKIINDAGRETPFLENKPGRQWLRGFFKRHPYLSVRTTIQLGKERAVITTEKIQRWFAEFERYVKDELKDETLLLDPSRIYNADETGFSLCAHKNSKVVAKKGDPVVYHFGNSDKTQMTVMAAASASGHFVTPMIIYPGQRFAYDPLDGFEEAAFGRSENGWMDCEVFVCWLKNVFIPDINARQVKKPVLLLIDGHSTHITMKASDTCLENGIELYCLLEHSSHLIQPLDLRFFGTLKAAWRQSVRDWQTHNVGQFVTKQNFARVFKQAWTASTTVDAAVKGFHESGLFPFDPTKVMHSMKLQPSAIFSGEQLLTSSPANDVSVSHHNQPGASPARVETLPIQPVAPSVTTLDQSVDIPVLVTNNSVVLLERQPNQSVTATAIAPSESQPNKSVTPTVMLPNQSGAPSDIQPSQSVTPTVILPLQSVAPLDSQPNQTDAPNIMLDRPSVTLSVIQPNSPPTVTLPNQLIGMSDSQPNQSVAQTVMVTNQSEVPSVSPSNQLVTSTVLLTKKSATNDVSPVNKTNSPGYSPFSKHLKLPTLSSLTEKQKPNVQRVLMPKAITGSTYRSLLQEKIQKKEKELQQKSERKRIREENKKRKEEEKKLKNAEQEKKREARKAEKQRRLTIKRRKQENEEAILREINDSLSDSDVQVEAGKCFTCEKTYDNFIECTNCGRRFHFACVDIENQLICDELPFECKYC from the coding sequence ATGAGTAGGGTTGGCTACGGTCGAACAAGACATGAGCTGTGTACGGTTGTCCAGAAGATTATCAATGACGCTGGCAGAGAAACCCCTTTTCTCGAAAACAAACCGGGACGGCAATGGTTGCGTGGGTTTTTTAAGCGTCATCCGTATTTGTCCGTCCGCACAACTATCCAATTAGGAAAGGAGCGGGCCGTCATCACTACAGAGAAAATTCAGCGTTGGTTTGCCGAATTTGAACGCTACGTTAAGGATGAGCTCAAAGATGAAACTCTGCTGCTTGATCCTAGTAGAATCTACAACGCAGACGAGACGGGGTTCTCTTTGTGTGCACACAAGAATAGTAAGGTTGTTGCAAAAAAAGGAGACCCCGTCGTATATCATTTTGGCAACTCGGACAAGACTCAGATGACGGTGATGGCAGCAGCAAGTGCTTCTGGTCACTTCGTAACGCCAATGATAATCTACCCTGGCCAACGCTTCGCATACGACCCCTTAGATGGCTTTGAGGAAGCTGCGTTTGGTCGTTCTGAAAACGGTTGGATGGACTGCGAGGTTTTCGTTTGTTGGCTAAAAAACGTTTTCATACCTGATATTAACGCCCGCCAAGTAAAGAAACCTGTGTTGTTATTGATAGATGGGCATTCTACGCACATCACAATGAAAGCATCAGACACATGCCTTGAAAATGGAATCGAGCTTTACTGTCTACTTGAACACTCATCACACTTGATTCAGCCTCTAGACCTCAGATTTTTTGGCACACTTAAGGCAGCATGGCGGCAGTCAGTGCGCGACTGGCAAACCCATAACGTTGGTCAGTTCGTTACGAAACAGAATTTTGCGAGAGTGTTCAAGCAAGCTTGGACTGCAAGTACAACGGTTGACGCTGCAGTGAAAGGTTTCCACGAATCTGGCCTATTCCCTTTTGACCCGACTAAAGTGATGCACTCGATGAAACTGCAGCCAAGTGCAATATTTTCAGGAGAGCAGCTTCTCACGTCGTCACCAGCCAATGATGTTTCGGTGAGCCATCATAATCAGCCTGGCGCCTCACCCGCCCGTGTAGAAACGTTGCCTATCCAACCAGTCGCCCCGTCTGTCACCACACTCGACCAATCTGTGGACATACCGGTATTAGTAACAAATAATTCGGTCGTCCTGTTGGAGAGACAGCCCAACCAGTCCGTCACTGCGACTGCCATCGCACCGTCGGAGAGTCAGCCCAACAAGTCCGTGACTCCGACTGTAATGCTACCCAACCAGTCAGGCGCCCCGTCGGATATTCAGCCGAGCCAGTCCGTCACTCCGACTGTCATACTACCCCTACAGTCAGTCGCCCCGTTGGACAGTCAGCCCAACCAGACAGACGCCCCAAATATCATGTTAGACAGGCCATCGGTCACTCTGTCTGTCATACAACCCAACAGCCCCCCGACTGTCACGCTACCCAATCAACTGATCGGAATGTCCGACAGCCAACCCAACCAGTCCGTCGCCCAAACTGTAATGGTAACCAACCAGTCAGAAGTTCCATCTGTTTCACCATCCAACCAGTTGGTCACCTCGACGGTCCTTCTCACCAAGAAGTCGGCGACTAATGATGTATCGCCAGTAAATAAGACAAACTCACCTGGCTACTCTCCCTTTTCAAAGCATTTGAAATTACCGACATTATCGTCACTCACCGAAAAGCAAAAGCCAAATGTCCAACGGGTTCTCATGCCTAAAGCCATCACAGGGTCTACCTATCGCTCTCTGTTGCAGGAAAAGATACAAAAGAAAGAGAAAGAACTGCAACAGAAAAGTGAACGAAAAAGAATaagagaagaaaataagaaaaGGAAAGAGGAAGAGAAAAAACTAAAAAATGCTGAACAGGAAAAAAAGAGGGAGGCAAGAAAGGCTGAAAAACAACGCAGACTTAccataaaaagaagaaaacaagagAACGAGGAGGCAATTCTTCGGGAAATCAATGATTCGTTATCAGACAGCGACGTCCAAGTTGAGGCCGGCAAATGTTTTACGTGTGAGAAGACGTATGACAACTTTATTGAATGCACTAACTGTGGCCGGAGATTTCATTTTGCATGTGTTGACATAGAAAATCAGTTGATTTGCGATGAACTTccttttgaatgcaaatattgttga